From the genome of Lotus japonicus ecotype B-129 chromosome 6, LjGifu_v1.2, one region includes:
- the LOC130723500 gene encoding protein ROLLING AND ERECT LEAF 2-like, which yields MGCSHSKLEDEESVQLCKDRKKFIKQAVEQRTRFATGHMAYIESLSRVSAALRDYIEGDEPREFSLDSVMNPPFTPVKKTGPGFIPISAKSFTPSSTIEFGVGPNSTLKVNYLRPGGNPAISVEERPQSPEMMRVESYSPMRHYGMDGFFAMQPPPGNPSIFAYSPNNRPSIPPPSPQTSQWDFFWNPFSSLDNYGYPTRSSLDQTAMDDEYRGLRQVREEEGIPDLEEDETEQEVYVRKRKVAEERTRPDMHSSKEQVIVEDVDEDEDEDDDDHDHDEHDVDDDDDDDDDEEEDEDEDEDEEEEGTNTEAEHDATGSQAHGSSSFEVSKSQAAGHIKSRHREMAIGKQEAKEEAPGFTVYVNRRPTSMAEVINDLEAQFTTVCNAANDVSALLEAKKAQYLLPPNELSASKLLNPVALFRSASSRSTSSRFLMNCTSTIEEGCEGTKNITEEHCMVSGSHQTTLDRLNAWEKKLYEEVKSGERVRIAYEKKCKQLRNHEVKGDDPSSADKTRAAIRDLDTKITVSIHSVEAICRRIETLRDEELHPQLLELVQGLEKMWKVMAECHQTQKRTLDEAKVLLAGTPSKSHARKHSSMSMTDPNRLARSASNLEFELRNWRNTFESWITSQRSYAHALTGWLLRCVRSESNDVSKLPCSPHRSSGTHPLFGLCVQWSRHLDAIHEKAVLDGLDFFAAGMGSLYAHQLRQDSRPRQTNGGMEMVEFGQVEEEVMAPEKLAEVAIKVLCAGMSVAMSSLAEFAFDSAEGYSEVIKQWENVKSQNTSSET from the exons GCAGGCTGTTGAGCAAAGAACTCGATTCGCGACCGGACACATGGCCTACATTGAATCTCTGAGTAGGGTTTCAGCAGCTCTTCGTGATTACATCGAGGGAGACGAGCCTCGCGAGTTCTCATTAGACTCGGTCATGAACCCGCCTTTCACACCTGTGAAGAAAACTGGCCCAGGCTTCATTCCCATCTCAGCAAAATCCTTCACACCTTCATCAACAATTGAGTTTGGAGTTGGACCAAATTCCACTTTGAAAGTGAATTACCTTAGGCCAGGTGGTAATCCAGCAATTTCGGTTGAGGAAAGGCCTCAGTCTCCTGAGATGATGAGGGTTGAATCATATTCTCCGATGCGGCATTATGGCATGGATGGTTTTTTTGCTATGCAACCCCCACCTGGGAACCCTTCAATTTTTGCTTACTCTCCCAATAATAGGCCTAGTATCCCTCCCCCTTCACCTCAAACTTCTCAATGGGACTTCTTTTGGAACCCATTTTCATCATTGGACAACTATGGTTACCCTACCCGAAGCAGCCTTGATCAGACCGCTATGGATGATGAGTACAGAGGACTGAGGCAGGTCCGAGAAGAGGAGGGAATACCAGActtggaagaagatgaaactgAACAAGAAGTTTATGTTAGGAAAAGAAAAGTAGCAGAAGAAAGAACCAGACCTGATATGCATTCCTCCAAAGAACAAGTCATTGTTGAAGATGttgatgaggatgaggatgaggatgatgatgatcatGATCATGACGAACATGATGTtgatgatgacgatgatgatgatgatgatgaggaagagGACGAGGACGAGGACgaggatgaggaagaggagGGAACAAATACTGAAGCTGAGCATGATGCCACAGGTTCGCAGGCCCATGGTAGTTCTAGTTTTGAAGTATCAAAATCTCAAGCTGCTGGTCATATTAAGTCCAGACATCGCGAAATGGCAATCGGTAAACAAGAAGCTAAGGAAGAAGCACCAGGTTTTACTGTTTATGTAAACCGAAGGCCAACAAGCATGGCGGAAGTTATCAATGATCTTGAAGCTCAATTCACAACTGTCTGCAATGCAGCCAATGATGTCTCAGCATTGTTAGAGGCCAAGAAAGCGCAGTACTTATTGCCACCTAATGAACTTTCAG CATCGAAGTTGCTAAACCCGGTAGCTCTGTTCCGGTCAGCTTCTTCACGGTCTACTTCATCAAGATTTTTAATGAATTGTACTAGCACTATAGAGGAAGGTTGTGAGGGCACTAAAAATATCACAGAGGAACATTGTATGGTTTCCGGTAGTCACCAAACCACATTGGACAGATTAAATGCATGGGAGAAGAAGCTGTATGAGGAAGTCAAG TCTGGAGAACGTGTCCGAATTGCATATGAGAAAAAATGCAAGCAGCTAAGGAACCATGAAGTAAAAGGAGATGACCCCTCTTCTGCAGATAAAACAAGAGCAGCCATTAGGGATCTAGATACCAAGATAACAGTTTCAATACACTCAGTTGAAGCTATTTGCAGGAGAATTGAAACTCTAAGGGATGAAGAGTTGCATCCCCAACTTCTTGAATTGGTGCAAGG GCTGGAAAAGATGTGGAAAGTAATGGCAGAATGTCATCAGACACAGAAGAGAACCTTAGATGAAGCTAAGGTTCTTCTAGCTGGCACTCCTTCAAAATCACATGCCAGAAAACACTCTTCCATGTCAATGACTGATCCAAATAGACTCGCACGTTCAGCCTCGAATCTCGAATTTGAGTTAAGGAACTGGCGAAACACCTTCGAGTCTTGGATCACTTCTCAAAGATCCTATGCTCATGCACTAACCGGATGGCTTCTCCGGTGTGTGAGATCTGAGTCTAATGATGTATCGAAGCTACCATGCTCTCCGCATAGATCCAGTGGCACCCACCCTTTATTTGGACTCTGTGTTCAGTGGTCAAGGCACCTAGACGCCATACATGAGAAGGCAGTGCTTGATGGCTTGGATTTTTTTGCAGCTGGAATGGGGTCCCTCTATGCACATCAATTGAGACAAGATTCTAGGCCAAGACAAACCAATGGGGGCATGGAAATGGTGGAGTTTGGTCAGGTGGAAGAGGAGGTAATGGCACCGGAAAAACTGGCTGAGGTTGCTATTAAGGTACTTTGTGCTGGAATGTCTGTTGCTATGAGCTCATTGGCAGAGTTTGCTTTTGATTCTGCTGAGGGATACAGTGAAGTTATTAAGCAGTGGGAGAATGTGAAATCTCAAAATACTTCTAGTGAGACATAG